tcctgcacaatataaaggagaacggggttgcgaggacaaagaaaactaaaataattgtgagaaggaacgtgaccatgtttccaagtttttagcatgtcatctcgcataaaaatttcagcaagcatgtagactccatgatccgaatgcacacgatgtatgtcaacactatcctgcaaaagattagaactaaccaaagacaatacaGTAATAGATGGTcaagcagacataggtagcaaccaacaatgctccccttcttggaagtgaacttgtttctttgaggaacatgagaaaatgtttgcattattatggctgccctctaaacgattataatcttgtacaacaaaaggagaattcatattactacgaatgtatgctcgatgtatcatatattatcccttgttgttatatttgccaataatatgatatgtgtgtttagaaaaccaaggcaaatcagtatATTTAAAAAGgttctcctccaaacaatctaggttacacaaaacatcaaattcaatgtaacccaaagtatgtaaagaagacaatagtttgaactcatcagttttagtagcaatatgaataacatgtgtatttttagcacaagtgactagttccaaaacatatgaaactaaagcatcatcaatcaattcatctttatcacaaggaacatcaagcaaattatcatggaacaaagataaatcaaaagagggttccactaacaattgctctatgatagcatggtttgtggaaaagtttagtacattaagacaattttcaccttccatgagtgtagcaccatgggcattacctatgttctcaacaggagtaataggtgcattgtgaactgatggttctgaatttgcatatgaggttgtgagctcctcattttcttccatatcatcctctcgcttatgtacattatcctgcagaaggttagttatagcaagaggaataacaacagactcttcctctaaatggtgcacctcatcatatgaaatcaaaacaggaggtggattaacaaaggtttcttgcataagaagtttcatatcattccaagtttaagGTTTATCAGaaagatctaaagactcccaccaagataaagcaaaatgtcgcaaaacactagctgcattttttaccttcctccttggacacataaagcgagtagcaaatatgttgtcgatggcaatttcccactccatgtactcatcagcacctataccatcataagttggtggatacgaacaacctgtcattgttagaagacagcaaaagacaacacaaaaatattatccatatcaaatgactacgtggttgtagtggtgtcacttttcacagcaagtggaagcatcttaccaagctcttacaaagttcttaccaatgcaagcagtgagCGGTACAGCCgacggctggttcatgatacctatgaggcagtggtaccgagattgcaagggcctttatctgtactgatctgaagtatatatgtggagcttaggaggcttaaaatatggtagcaaggaatagcaataatttaattcagaaattgcaagattgaaaagtagtcccaagctagtctatgttgtCGGCCTAAACTCGTCCCGGACCTAGTTCAAGAAAGCAACAGTAGAGCCCGGCACAAAAACtcaaaggatgcaagcacttctaaatttttttttcactttcttttttttcttgctcttttttctcttttttaggGTGTGGCTTTTTTTGCACCTTtgccttttattcttttttttcaaCCAGAGAACCCAAACTGTAGCAATATATTACAACTCAACCTGACAACAAACTGCACTCTACAGGCGAGGAACAGCTAGAAGATTTTATGCAACAGGACAGGTTCAACTACGCTGCTCAAACACAAGGTTATAGGCAGTCCAAAGCGTCCAGCACTGAATGTAGAGTTACTGGGCAAATGTGAGGCAGGCTCCCTACTATGCTTTTTCTGGAAACGCCTCCTTGTTTTTAATTAGTGCATTAGCAGATTGGAAACTTCAACATAGAGTCAAAAAGATTATAGGACTCTCTAACCAAGTAAACTTCTTCTTTTGCAAAAGATACGCTGACCAGCAAACTCAAAGCGTGAACCAGGAACCAGATATGAATGAGACCTAAACACGGCAAAACAATGACACGCGAGGGACGaccgttcaataaagcaaactgaaattaaaatattGCAACGGCACAACGGGTAATAGGTTAACaaagattaacacaaatatttttgtggggcaatttttgggatttataggacaaagacaaaacaaaactagggtaatgataaacctgacggtaatacctgaagctctgataccacttaatgagAACGGGGATCCAGATCTTCTGTTAGGTAGTgggataactatcgttgtggcggagaatgacacaccgatctggcttcagatcgaaagatcgaaccctgcaatcttagcaccacaactcctctggttatcaaccgagtcatggatccggttgacctcgccaagaaggctaatgcctgcctgcgcaatgaagaacacaagcaagaataagaaataaagcaaccaaattgcagatgaatgatcaatctcacgaagttgggatctcacaaatcgatgaacagcgaaactgttcttgacagattaatctaagcaaaacccaaaacctaatgatggtagtggcatatgattataaaggtcttagggtcgtcgcctaccctagacgcaccccctaatgggcctaaacacgatacacggtccaacagaccaaaagacgatgtcgcagcaccctggcagattctggatgttgacttgtttcgacgattcccattgattctgaagggcttttgacttGAGACCACatgattggcttccttatcatattagctttccaaccatatgtggatcgtcaaaaacagagtccggatgcgtcctgggtgaccagtttaaggcaaactggtcttcgaggccgaggcagactcgaaatcatgttggaccaggcCTTCGGTTTCTATTGGACGtccacttgttttgatgattcctattgactCTGATCGAATTTTAAGGTGGGACCAGTGCCATTGGATGCtacatgaaattatctttccatccatataaagaacaCCCAAAACGGACACCGCATGCGACCTGGGCGTCACTTTTAGTACGTGCTGCTCCTGGACTCCGAGAcgggctcgaacttgagttgccttgggcctccacctcggggactcaaaccgaattagcctcgggcctccttcttgacttggacacccttgctggcctcctacccctccataccatgcgccaaacatggtcgtatgcatgggtgtcatgtcctcatcagggagcttgttgacggtcgttcacatcattcataaatcatcaatataacctacatatatacttaagtccatcaccaaacataggtctaggggtttaaactaataaattccacaagttttggtgaatctgtgttttcagtaggATTTATATAGAAAACCttcaaggtggacccaaacgtCAGAATTAATCATAATTAATCGCGACGAAAACAgctccagaagactctagaaggcaccagaaggcaaaccaccgaagtagagggcaagatgccgccaggtggggccggccccacctgcaggcTGGCCGGCCTATGGGCCCACCTATTAGGCTCCGTCTCGCTatattggttctccaccgccttagggattgcatctacgccgttcttttaagtcgatttgatccgagggctcagaattgatggTACTCCATATATATAGctgcccctaccccctccctggaGCCATCTTGGAAACTCTAATTCATATCTATCATTCCGATCAACACACACTAGGAGGAATAGGTTTAGAACTCTccaatatagtagattagtagctcgggagtatgggccgagttgggctcatgctcaagtttcggatctagtcttggaggctcggcaaagccttgtatcttcacttctacatcttgtaagacttattatcaattcatcatattcctatctacatggctgtgcttacttttaatatgtatcttgcttagttgaggttatctttacttttgtgtatgggttcatagagcacttagcctgctagtttatcgattgggctaagtagccgagcctcgtgcaagcatggtgcttatacgatgctctgcctgtgAGTGCACCCTATTCCTTGGCCATGTGGTAGCAACAGGAGGTGATAGCCCCGTCTATCTTCTGTAGTCCACCCcatgtgagcaggttcttaaattggaGGACCGTAGTTgtgtcagtagagttatcctttTGCAGTGCTCTACCATCTAGCGGcatcccaaagtgcacaagagtagagtgagtcttagctatagttgggtatatatactttgatcctgtaataagaatatcataggaatctacctcacccattgTTCTCCTTAGTTAACTAGTTTAtagtatcttagtgatctatcccctgagtgtcaatatgcttaattcctatcattacctttacccctttctctagctatgatggtatgttgactgatagatactcctttgatatgcaataatctttactccattgtttccctgtggtaaaatataaataacgatacctggaatactctcggtaaaatgctacaatggtattctatgcgcttgcggaatccttcatattctatttgcacttataaataccaacaagcatttttgaacAATCGTCtacatatcctacatatatacttaattccatcaccaaacataggtatgggggtttaaactaataaattacatgagttttggtgaatatgtgaatgcaggatgatttatctagaaaatagccccgggaccactgtcatacactccaaacaagcaaaccgatgacaacaagtgattcaactcgCGAAAACTGCAAAAGGCAACTTAATATGGAGTCATGGACCCACCGCCAGAGGGGGAGGCCCAACCGCCACGAAAGTGGGCTGGCCGGCCCAACCCCTAGGCCGATTCGGTCCACTCTGGAGCTCGTTCGCTCTCCACTGCCTCGTATGTGTTTCTATGATCCACACCGTTGATTATAAGACGGTTTTAAGTCAGTTTATCCAACGGTGGTCGACGGGATTGACgcggatcgatgacgtggcaaTGCCTTGGCCgctactccatctcccctatataaggcgccCCCTACCCCCTCCAAGAGAGccatctctcattcagatcaagataCACCACAAGAGAGAAATCTCCACAAAgatctcaagatgtagaagtagaatagtaAGTTGAgggttagggagagttgagccatgctcaggTTCTAGAGAAATCTTCCGAGGTctggtatatctttgtatcttaccttcgcgagacttatgctttaatatagttatcttctctatttacttttatgcctttcatgtgtatggttagaaTAGTCATCATATCTTAGCATGGGATCTCTACTCTCATTGAGTACTCTAATTGTTATACATGGCCAGAGTAGTAATTGGTAGTATAGACAAGGTGTttagactataggttacctgagattgcgcccaatcctacggttagttgtggtagccctagaggTGACAGCTCTATCAGGCCGTTGTAATCCACCACGTTAGGATTGGTGTTTGTAGAGCTTTAGGCAGCCTTCCCCCAACTACGCTTTCTCACCCTCCTTGAGAGTTGGAAAGGTACtgttgctccaaagtgttattgtgtgtgatcgctatatctacccatgaattaGTTATATCCaatagaaccaaagtaatagagaagtatttagaaACCTTGAACTCACCCGTTGTCCTCTCAAATTAGCTAAACTGCTCATTTATTTTATCATGGAATTCTCCTATGTGTGTGTCATTATTTAACTCTTATCATTACCatcacttacccccactttaatctagttggtatactagttagtagatacctgatggtgaactatcaacttctttaaccattgtttccctgtggataaatacgatactctggaatactcccaggtgaaagctacagcgataTCCGTGctcttgtggatttatctgtgtgcgatTAAAAATACCTACACCCTCTATTGCCACTAGTTTTGATCTATTGTTCTTTATATCTTTTTTGGTTTGTCCGATCACTGATCAGGGTTGAAACACCCAAATCCTATCAACATCATGCGCGTTACTCCAACATCAGCATTGACTACATCGATCTCTACTTTGACCATGTGGCCAGGTTGGGCCATAGATGTTTGGTTGTCTGGGTCAGCAGCACCAGGACACACAGAGCGGTTGTTTGGTTGCAAGATAAATAAGTTGCACCAATAAGGTGAGTAGCGGCAGCGATGCCAGGCGCTCGGTTGCGTCCCACGCGAGCCAAGGCCATGGGGAAAGGAGTTTTATTTTCATTTCTCTGGAGCTAGTGATACaatctaaatggctagagggaggttgAGTAGCCTATAAAAATTCCTTCGAAGACACTAGAGCAACcttgattagtaaataagatggtgACTAAGCAATCTATTGCTCTAGCTCTAATTCACCACAAGCAAgcctcctacacaagctagttaCTATGATCTCTAGGTCAATTGCACACAAGCACTTAAACTACTCTAGAAAACTAGCTACAACTAGCAAAGCTACTAACTAGAGAAGCTAAACTAATTACAACTACAACTAGAGGCTAAGCTACACAAGAAAACAAGCACTACACAAGAATACTAATGAATTGAATAACAAGTGTAGAGCTTTATACCGAACCAGCCAGAGACAATATGACACAAGATATATCCCCGTGGTTCGGTTGCTTGTCGGCAACCTACGTCCATGTTGTAGCGAGTCCAAACTAAGTGGTTcgcgcactaattggcatcacatgccaagctCACCACAAAGGCACCACAAGAACCACTAGAGAGGCACTACCTAAGCCATgattccactagagttgcctttggcgaaTCCCCATGGGGAATAGGCACAAGAACGCCTCACAATCGATCGATCGGAGCtagaaacaatcaccaacttctgctcaacgatcctccaatcaccAGGCCGGCTAGGTtacggcaatcaccaagagtaacaagagatcCACCAGCCCAACTCGCCCAACCGGTACGTTATAGCATTTGCGCAGTCGATCTACATGCTCTCTAGAACCTGTGACCGGTGTGACCACCGGTAGGTGAGGACCGGTGCTTAGAACACCCATGCGACCGAGCTGCAAGCTCTCTAGAACCCCACACCAGTGCATTTCAACCGGTGCACACCAATATGCATGGTGCTCGGCTAAAATGCGTGTAGAGTGAAACCACGGCCATCGTGACCGGTGCACATGACCGGTGTGCCACCGGGCACGACCGGTGCATGCTGAACAGCAGCACCGAAGCGCTTCCATTCAAGCGGCTAactctcaaatatatttttacaaatatgttAGAGCAAAGTTAGCCTTTTCCAAAGAGTTTTTCATAAATTTTTACGCTTGCTCTATGAGTGtgtcactaggcctaaatgcatatgtaaagtattccaacacctagtggcactagatgactgaattATTCAattagagctcccctcttaatagtatgaccatcaaTTCTAAATCTGATCATGCACTCTATTGCATCTTGACCGGcaaaacaaaatccctatttatacttttgccttgagcccatagggctttgtttttctctttcttcttttccaaagaccaagcacttgatcatcatcatgtggccatctccatcaccTTGAGTGCCATCTTGCTCAATCCTTGGAtgtggaccaacctatctcatgaCATCACTTAGAACAAAGGGTTAGTCCACTAGGTTGtctcaattaaccaaaatcaaacatAGGGCTTTCAGGCAGGCCGCTGAGGGAGATTTGTACTAGCAGGGCCTTGATCAAGTCATGGTGCAAGCATCAATACAACTGGTACCTGCATCCCAAGAGCACGGTCCCTGCATATGGGGGCACCCAATCACACTATAAGGGGATGCCTTCACGCGTTGTTTCCTAGTCGCCTATCCATGCCTCTTCATCACCGGTTCGTCATCACTAGCAAAGATTGGGACACCTCCACCGGCTTCTTTCATCATCGAAAAAGAGCTCTACGGCCTCTACGGCATGTAGACCGTAGAGGCCTCTACGGCCTACAGATCATTCTTCATTCGCATGTCGTCCTTGCTGGGCCCGGGCACGAAAGAGCTCTGGCGCTGCAGTGCTCTGCTAAAGGTGAAGATATTCTTCTGGCTCGCCATGCACGACCGCCTATGGATGGCGGATAGGCGCCATCGTCATGGGTTGTAGGACTCCCACGCGTGTGCTCTCTATGACTAGGACAGGGAGACGCCCGCTCACCTGTTGCTTGGCTGCGTCTACAGTCGTGAGTTGTGGTTCAGGGTGCTCTCCCCCATCGGCCTTCAGGCTCTGGCGCCCTTGCCTGATCCATACTTGGCTGATTGGTGGTTCCATGCCCGGATGGCGGTGCCCGCAGATGTGCGCATAGGCATGGATTGCTTGGTGCTTCTAGTTTGCTGGTTTCTCTGGAAGGAACGCAACCATCGTGTTTTTGATGCTATCTCCGGGCTACCAAATGCCCTCCTAGCTGCACTGGTGGAAGAAGGGAACAACTGGATCGGGGCCGGAAATTCTAATTTGGCGACATTGCTTAGCTTTCTGGCTGTCTAGCGGAGACTGAGCTGCTGACGTTGTTGCACAATTTGTCACCATGTAATCCGTGGCGTCTGGCCTTTGGCCGTGTTTTTTTTTTGGAGTATGTACTTTGCCCAATCAGGTTAGCGGCAAGGCATGCGTCTTGCACTCTAATCCGCTGGCCATGATCTGTGGTGAGTGCTCGTTGTACGGGTCTCCGTACCAccctcttcttaatgaaatacacgGAAGTGTTCGTAAAAAAAAGAGTGCGGTTAGAAAAGAGCTAGGTTTGAAAAAGGTTCAAAGTAGCACTTTTTATGATTTtagtggattgggatgtcctcAATCTATGGTGGATCTTGAGGTGAGAGAAGTGGGTCCGAGCGCTAGATGGGACATGGCTTAGGGGAAATGCTCAGCCCCTTCGTTTCCCTCTGGCCAGGCTAAAGGCTTGTCGGTGGCCTGCTGAGCCTGGCTAAGAGGCCCATTCACCTAACCAAATAGGCCTCAAGCCGGCTAAATGGAGTCTGGCAAGGATAGCCAGGAAACCAAATAGGCTATATATTTATGGGGTGGGTGGTCTTGCCTCGAGTAGAAGTCAAAATCGTGTAAGAGCGCCTATAAGGTGTGCAGTGAAGATAAATTGAGGAGGAGAGCGCAAGGCAGTGTTCAAAGTAGTAGCAACAGCGGTGAAGACCATCTGTGGCGCAAGATATGGAAGCTAAGCTGCCCGAGCAAAGTTAAGCATTTTGTATGGCGCCTTGTACAGAATAGTCATCCATTGAGATCAAACCTGATCCGTAGGGGCATGCGAATTGATCCAAAGTGCCCAGTCTGCGAGCGGTTCGACGAAGATGGAGGACATCTCTTTTTCAAATGCAAGACCGTTAGACATGTCTGGAATCAATTACAGTTGGAGACTGAGAGAGCCATGTTGGCATCGATGGACTCAGTGAGGAGTGTAATGGAATATATTTTTCAAACACAGGAAGAGAAAAGAGTGACAATGATCTTTATCTTATGGGCCTGGTGGTCAGAACGTAACAACATCAGGGAAGGTGGGAGGCGCCGGATGGCCTCAGGCATTGCTCAGAGTATCAGGTTGCATGTTGCGGAATCTCTGAACAAACAGACCACGATGATTGCAGGGGTGCCAAGACGTAAGGGAAAATGGTCTAAACCACCAGCTGGGAAGTTGAAGCTAAACTGTGATGCATCGTTCATCCCGTCTGCCGCCATGGGGACCTGGGGCTTTGTTATTAGGGAAAGTGATGGAGACGTTGTCTCAGCAGGAAGAGGCAAAGTGGAGCATCTGCTCGGAGCATTCCAAGCCAAGCTCATATCATGTTTACAGGGGGTCCAAGAGGCCACCCGATTGGGGATTGGCAACCTTGTGCTTGAAACCGACGCTCTGCAAGTCAGGCAGGCTCTCTGCTCGGATGAGTTCGACGCTAGCGTGGTGGGAGGGCTGATTGCCGAGCTCAAGTTCTTGGTGAATgtaaatttcattagctttcagTGCGCCTATGTGCCTAGAGAATGTAATAGGGTGGCTCATGAATTAGCTGCTAGTGGGTATGCTTGTGCTGAGGGGGAGGAGCAAATCTTAGGCTCTCTTTCAGATCACATCAATGTATTTGTTGCTGATGATTTATCAGTACATGAGTAATATATCTAccctgtttcaaaaaaaaatcgtGTAATCTAAAACTCCTCAAATTTGCCAAAGTTAGACTACCCATGCCAGACCACCCGGATTGCTCGGGTCTTCCACTTTTGACCTTTGACACATACAGTAACTTGTCAAGCACAATCAATCAGACATGTTCATTAAGATAACTCCATATTGTTCATTTGATATGTTTGTTTATATAATATTTGAATGGGATCATCAATCAATAATTATCTTATCCATATATTGTCCTACAAAATGATGCAACATATAATTCATAATTTACATTGAGCATCACGGCGGGTAAGTCACATTATAATGGCTTTATCGTTCACAGCTAAAGCGACACATAAAACTGACGGGAGGGAATACCAGTTGCCaaccaaaacaaaaaaacaatAATCAAGTAACAAATTCTTCATAAGTGCATAAATGAAAGTGATACAGTGGTTGTGTCCATGATTGCATCTAGACCATATCACCATGGGTGAACTACCTCTGTACACCACAGTTTTCCCTTGCACAGCATGCATTAGTTTACCATTCAGTGAGCATGCCATCTATTGAGCTTGTCAACAATTTCGACTATAGTAGGTCTCTTCTTCTGATCGatatccacacattttagcccagTTTCAATGCATGTTTTTGCTTGCTGGAGGCTATCTGCATCTAGTGATGAGTACTTGGATGCTATGTGCTCATCTGTCAATGCTTGACGAACCTACAGGATTAAAATTGTGAGGATGAGCGATAGtacacaaactaaattaaaaTAAGCATCAAGATATATATTTAAGTCTTCAAATGCACTTGTAATATATGTAGCCTTGCCTGATCTACAAAGCTCCTTGCAGACATGTCTTTGTCATTCGAAGAGTTCTTCTGTCGAGTTGTGATCTCAATGATTAGTACGCCTAAGCTGTATATGTCAGACCGGGTTGAGATTTCTCCTCTGTAAAGATATTCTGGAGCCATATATCCTCTGGACAACATGAACATCAATGTTGTTACAAAGATCATGGGAGACACAAACGCAATTTAATTTGCAATAAGGAAACGACACAATGGTATGCCGGAATTGTTACTGGACTTACTTTGTTCCCACAACATTTATTGTGTTTATTCAGGTTTGTTCTTCATCAATGATTCTTGAGAGGCCAAAATCTGCAATTTTTGGCACCATGTTATCCCCCAATAATATGTTGGCAGGCTGAAGGTTCAGATGAACAATAGGCCTGTCGCTTCCCTTGTGTAGGTATAGTAAACCCTGGCAGATGCCCTTAATTATCTTGAAGCATGTCGCCCAATTAGGCCTAGAAGATTCATCTGAAGCATTAAACATGAAAACATGGGTCATGTAATATCCAAAAGAATGCATTTCTTTATAACTGATGACAGAACAATTGTGTTGAATGCTTCATTCGCATACAAAAAATGCACTTGTCAAGGTTTCCGTTCGTGGCATATTCGTAGCAGAGGAAGTGCTCAGACACCTCCACACGAATGTGTGTTCCATTGTGCTCGATCACTTTCCTCTCCACTTGATAGCAGCAGCCATATAACCTCACTATATTCTCTAGCTGTCACTTTCACTGTGTCTGCGCCGAGTTCAGAAAGGGAGATTGCTTTGGTTATTTCACTTGAATATTGTATCATCCTATTCGGTAACTACAGTACAGGGTAATTTGCGCCTTTTTCATTTTCTGAACTAAGGTGGTGTCaaacccaattttaaggataaaattgaatgcacaaaactcgtgtgtgcccaggaatcaatcacacacacaagctgacaaattacataaagtatcatcacggtgtctcatacatcagatttataataaaacttagtcttatacatcacagcggaaaaataaaaagataataaaactctcgtgggcgtcatcacagggaaggtcaactggttgaccacaagcctaataatcctccgggaaatcctcatacccgttgtcatctgttacccatccgggatttttatccaagtaaaaaaaaataaagtgtaagtacattccgtacttagcaagctaacatggggttatgaagctcaaaaaggatagactctggtttactgcagatagcatttttaataggtcaagcttttattctcaagtattatcaagttatgcttaagctcccatttaatcccatatgaacaatTATCagagtcaagtgtatcatatatccatcatataccatcataaatgatcatcaacaagtatccaattattctgtgagttttccgggccgctcgtaaccgtgagcacggctgttataacagtttgttaccctctgcagaggtggtgcacattcaccgcgagtcgtgatccccata
This sequence is a window from Miscanthus floridulus cultivar M001 chromosome 10, ASM1932011v1, whole genome shotgun sequence. Protein-coding genes within it:
- the LOC136488866 gene encoding uncharacterized protein — its product is MRIDPKCPVCERFDEDGGHLFFKCKTVRHVWNQLQLETERAMLASMDSVRSVMEYIFQTQEEKRVTMIFILWAWWSERNNIREGGRRRMASGIAQSIRLHVAESLNKQTTMIAGVPRRKGKWSKPPAGKLKLNCDASFIPSAAMGTWGFVIRESDGDVVSAGRGKVEHLLGAFQAKLISCLQGVQEATRLGIGNLVLETDALQVRQALCSDEFDASVVGGLIAELKFLVNVNFISFQCAYVPRECNRVAHELAASGYACAEGEEQILGSLSDHINVFVADDLSVHE